In Mucilaginibacter boryungensis, a single window of DNA contains:
- a CDS encoding S9 family peptidase, with amino-acid sequence MCQVTMAQRGGTQWAKDGYQYYRLQGGNIVELDIRDASKSTTIVTAAMLTPKGETALSPRRFSFSDDGNKVLLNTNTKRVWRYDTRGDYWVYDLQKKTLKKLGKGKPESSLMFAKFSPDGSKVAYVSEHNIYMEDLATGIIKPLTKDGTKKLINGTFDWAYEEEFDCRDGFRWSPDGRNIAYWQIDASKIRNYLMLNTTDSTYSFTVPVEYPVAGENPSSCKIGVVDVATAKTKWMNVPGDPIQHYIPRMEWAGNGNELILLQLNRPQNESRIFIANISNATAHVIYTEKDKAWVDVRDAEGWTWLDKGKKFVWLSEKDGWNHIYTVDRDGKQELITKGDYDVISIDQVDEADGVIYFTASPDNATQKYLYSVKITGGKATRVSPMDEPGTHSYEISPNGKIASHNFSNSYTLPASETVSLPDHKHLSGTVISVNPADKAKGPEFFKVKTVDGIEMDGWMVKPTNFDPNKKYPVVFFVYGEPASQTAPDRYGVGRNGEYVGSMANDGYIYMSLDNRGAPVPKGREWRKSIYKNIGLINIRDQAMAAKEILKWPFVDSSRVAVWGWSGGGSSTLNLMFQYPEIYKTGIAVAAVGWQLSYDNIYQERYMGVPTDAAGREPFIKGSPVTYAKNLRGNLLYIHGTGDDNVHYKNAEMLINELVKYNKQFQLMSYPNRTHGIFEGPGTSLHLRTLYTQYLKEHCPPGGR; translated from the coding sequence ATGTGTCAGGTAACAATGGCACAGCGCGGCGGCACCCAATGGGCAAAAGATGGCTATCAGTACTATCGGCTGCAAGGCGGCAATATTGTTGAGCTGGACATTCGCGATGCCTCAAAAAGTACTACCATCGTAACGGCGGCTATGTTAACCCCTAAAGGTGAAACAGCCCTATCTCCACGCCGGTTTTCATTTTCGGATGACGGTAACAAAGTATTGTTAAACACTAATACCAAACGCGTATGGCGCTACGATACCCGCGGCGATTACTGGGTGTACGACCTGCAAAAGAAGACCTTAAAAAAACTGGGTAAAGGTAAACCCGAATCATCATTGATGTTTGCCAAATTCTCGCCCGATGGCAGCAAAGTGGCGTATGTGAGCGAACACAATATTTATATGGAGGACCTGGCCACCGGTATTATAAAACCGCTTACTAAAGACGGAACAAAAAAGCTTATAAATGGCACTTTCGACTGGGCCTACGAAGAGGAATTTGATTGCCGCGACGGTTTCCGCTGGTCGCCGGATGGGCGTAACATTGCCTATTGGCAAATAGATGCCAGCAAGATACGCAACTATCTGATGCTGAATACTACCGATTCTACCTATTCATTTACTGTTCCGGTGGAATACCCAGTTGCCGGGGAAAACCCAAGTTCGTGCAAAATTGGCGTAGTTGATGTGGCTACCGCAAAAACTAAATGGATGAATGTTCCGGGCGATCCGATACAGCACTATATCCCGCGTATGGAATGGGCTGGCAATGGTAACGAGTTGATTTTATTACAATTGAACCGTCCGCAAAATGAGAGCCGGATCTTTATCGCTAATATTTCAAATGCCACCGCGCATGTTATCTATACCGAAAAAGATAAAGCCTGGGTTGATGTGCGCGATGCCGAAGGCTGGACATGGCTGGATAAAGGCAAAAAGTTTGTTTGGCTAAGCGAAAAAGACGGCTGGAACCATATTTACACTGTCGACCGCGATGGTAAGCAGGAATTAATTACTAAAGGTGATTACGACGTAATAAGCATTGACCAGGTTGATGAGGCCGACGGGGTGATCTACTTCACGGCATCTCCGGATAATGCTACGCAGAAATACCTATATAGTGTTAAAATTACCGGCGGCAAGGCTACACGCGTTAGCCCAATGGATGAGCCCGGCACACACAGCTATGAAATATCGCCGAATGGCAAAATAGCTTCGCATAATTTCTCTAACAGCTATACCCTACCGGCAAGCGAAACGGTAAGCTTGCCCGATCATAAACATTTAAGCGGTACTGTAATTTCAGTTAACCCGGCTGATAAAGCAAAAGGCCCCGAGTTTTTTAAGGTAAAAACAGTGGATGGCATTGAAATGGACGGCTGGATGGTTAAACCAACCAATTTTGATCCGAATAAGAAATACCCGGTTGTGTTTTTTGTGTATGGTGAACCGGCTTCGCAAACAGCGCCAGACAGGTATGGTGTTGGCCGTAACGGCGAGTATGTGGGTAGCATGGCCAATGATGGTTATATCTACATGTCGCTGGATAACCGTGGCGCACCTGTACCCAAAGGCCGCGAATGGCGCAAATCTATCTACAAAAATATCGGCTTAATTAATATCCGCGATCAGGCAATGGCTGCTAAGGAAATTTTAAAATGGCCGTTTGTGGATTCAAGTCGTGTGGCCGTTTGGGGCTGGAGCGGCGGTGGTTCATCCACTCTTAACCTGATGTTCCAATATCCTGAGATATACAAAACAGGGATAGCAGTAGCTGCCGTAGGTTGGCAATTATCGTACGATAATATTTACCAGGAGCGTTATATGGGCGTGCCGACAGATGCTGCCGGGCGCGAGCCGTTTATTAAAGGGTCACCGGTTACCTATGCCAAAAACCTGCGTGGTAATTTGCTGTATATCCATGGTACAGGTGATGACAATGTACACTATAAAAACGCTGAAATGCTGATCAATGAATTGGTTAAGTATAACAAGCAGTTCCAGCTGATGTCGTACCCCAACCGTACGCATGGCATATTTGAAGGGCCGGGTACAAGTTTACACCTGCGCACGCTATATACCCAGTATTTAAAGGAACATTGCCCGCCCGGAGGAAGGTAG
- a CDS encoding single-stranded DNA-binding protein yields MSGINKVILVGHLGKDPEIRHLEGGVAVASFPLATSETFNKDGRKVEQTEWHNIVMWRGLADVAAKFLQKGKLVYIEGKIRTRSFEDKEGVKKYTTEIVAENFTMLGRKSDFDDNNQRTSVKSEGVTDFGAANDDLPF; encoded by the coding sequence ATGTCTGGAATTAATAAAGTTATCCTTGTAGGGCACTTGGGTAAAGATCCTGAAATTCGTCATTTAGAAGGAGGAGTAGCGGTAGCAAGCTTTCCGCTGGCTACTTCCGAAACTTTTAACAAAGATGGCAGGAAAGTTGAGCAAACCGAATGGCACAACATTGTAATGTGGCGGGGGTTAGCCGATGTAGCTGCTAAGTTTCTGCAAAAGGGAAAATTGGTTTACATAGAAGGCAAAATCCGCACACGATCGTTTGAAGACAAAGAGGGCGTTAAAAAGTACACCACAGAAATAGTAGCCGAAAACTTTACCATGCTGGGAAGGAAAAGTGATTTTGATGATAATAACCAACGTACATCCGTAAAATCTGAAGGCGTAACCGATTTTGGCGCGGCCAATGACGATTTGCCATTTTAG
- the mutY gene encoding A/G-specific adenine glycosylase — translation MIFFHIAHKSLQMTYAYCLFLFLMDFPNELLHWYHQNKRDLPWRHTNDAYVIWLSEIILQQTRVEQGLPYFNRFLEKYPTVSDFAAATEDEVLNLWQGLGYYSRGRNMLITARLVQEQYGGVFPSSWEQLIKLKGIGEYTAAAIASFAGNEPRAVVDGNVYRVLARYFGIDEPINSTQGAKTFRKLANELLNRNEPALHNQAMMEFGALLCKPKNPACGICPVREGCYAFKHNAITTLPVKLNKLKIRKRFFNYLLIKDGDLILMHKRGAGDIWTNMYQLPLIETAELMEPHHVLDLPAAKSFLSENTSVKAISAVHKHVLTHQHLYVRFIELDGFKNKPTGDFFFIEVKKIKNLALPQIIFIFLTKFLN, via the coding sequence ATGATTTTTTTCCACATCGCCCATAAATCGTTACAAATGACCTATGCTTATTGCTTATTTTTGTTCCTTATGGACTTCCCTAACGAGCTATTGCATTGGTATCACCAAAACAAACGCGACCTGCCATGGCGGCATACAAATGATGCCTATGTGATATGGCTTTCGGAAATTATTTTGCAGCAAACACGTGTAGAACAGGGGCTTCCTTATTTTAACCGTTTCCTGGAAAAGTATCCTACTGTAAGTGATTTTGCCGCCGCTACCGAGGATGAGGTGCTAAACCTATGGCAAGGATTGGGCTATTATTCGCGTGGCCGCAATATGTTAATAACCGCAAGGCTGGTACAGGAACAATATGGGGGTGTTTTTCCATCATCGTGGGAACAGCTGATAAAACTAAAGGGTATTGGCGAATATACGGCTGCCGCTATCGCATCGTTTGCGGGTAACGAACCGCGTGCCGTGGTTGATGGAAATGTGTACCGTGTACTGGCCCGGTATTTTGGCATTGACGAGCCTATAAATAGTACGCAGGGCGCAAAAACCTTCCGCAAGCTGGCAAATGAATTGCTTAACCGCAATGAGCCCGCACTGCATAACCAAGCCATGATGGAGTTTGGCGCGCTGCTTTGCAAACCCAAAAACCCGGCGTGCGGTATTTGTCCGGTTAGGGAAGGCTGCTATGCTTTTAAGCATAATGCTATTACTACACTTCCTGTAAAACTTAATAAACTTAAAATTCGTAAAAGGTTTTTTAACTATCTATTAATAAAAGATGGCGACCTTATTTTAATGCATAAACGAGGAGCAGGGGATATTTGGACCAATATGTACCAGTTACCGTTAATTGAAACAGCCGAGCTAATGGAGCCGCACCATGTGCTTGATTTACCTGCAGCAAAGTCTTTTTTATCTGAAAACACCAGTGTAAAAGCTATATCGGCAGTGCATAAACACGTGCTTACCCATCAGCATTTATACGTTAGGTTTATAGAATTGGATGGTTTTAAGAACAAGCCGACAGGGGACTTTTTTTTCATAGAAGTAAAAAAAATAAAAAATTTAGCGCTCCCTCAAATCATTTTTATATTTTTAACTAAATTTTTAAATTAA
- a CDS encoding HU family DNA-binding protein, with protein sequence MTKAEIIAEISSKTGIEKVDVQETVEAFFKVVKTSMVGGENVYVRGFGSFVVKKRAKKTARNISKNTAIIIPEHFVPSFKPAKTFVEKVRTGNKAKSAK encoded by the coding sequence ATGACTAAGGCAGAAATTATAGCTGAGATCTCATCTAAGACAGGTATTGAGAAAGTAGACGTTCAGGAAACTGTTGAGGCGTTCTTCAAGGTGGTTAAAACATCTATGGTAGGCGGCGAAAACGTTTATGTTAGAGGTTTCGGAAGTTTTGTAGTGAAAAAACGTGCTAAAAAAACAGCGCGTAATATTTCAAAGAATACTGCCATCATCATCCCCGAGCACTTTGTGCCAAGTTTTAAACCAGCCAAAACTTTTGTTGAAAAAGTAAGGACAGGTAACAAAGCAAAATCAGCTAAATAA
- a CDS encoding tetratricopeptide repeat protein, translating to MKGKQIAIIVAVLVIVGYLYSLPVKGLIKPKEGHANNGMVAGSKPAPAANISADMVSATAKTAIGANLSAKITDLESQLKQAAGEKQKEELQRQLAKQWDDVNQPAPAAFYYLELARKQHDFNDWLNAGTRFNDAYRLSQDSSLQSAFVMNAVEALQNANKLQPDNLDAKAGLGVAYVNGGAPSPMQGISLLLEVVAKDPNNRSANLNLGMFSMKSGQYEKAVVRFKTLIAQKPEVEPYFYLAESYKQLGQKQQAIDAYQKCKELMPDPTFGKRIDDFIKELKN from the coding sequence ATGAAAGGAAAACAAATAGCCATCATTGTAGCAGTACTTGTTATAGTGGGCTATTTGTACTCATTGCCGGTAAAAGGTTTAATTAAACCTAAAGAAGGCCACGCTAATAACGGCATGGTAGCTGGTTCAAAACCGGCGCCGGCTGCAAATATTAGTGCAGATATGGTTTCGGCAACAGCCAAAACCGCTATCGGGGCCAATTTATCGGCAAAAATAACCGACCTGGAATCGCAATTAAAACAAGCTGCAGGCGAAAAGCAAAAGGAAGAACTGCAAAGGCAACTGGCCAAACAATGGGATGATGTAAACCAACCCGCGCCTGCTGCCTTTTACTACCTTGAACTTGCCCGCAAACAGCATGATTTTAACGATTGGCTAAACGCCGGTACACGCTTTAATGATGCGTACAGGCTAAGTCAGGATTCGAGCCTTCAATCGGCGTTTGTGATGAACGCGGTGGAGGCTTTACAGAACGCTAACAAATTGCAGCCCGATAACCTGGATGCAAAAGCCGGCTTAGGCGTAGCTTATGTAAATGGCGGCGCACCATCGCCCATGCAAGGGATTAGCTTGTTGCTGGAGGTGGTTGCTAAAGACCCGAATAACCGGAGCGCAAACCTTAATTTAGGGATGTTCTCGATGAAATCGGGCCAGTATGAAAAGGCGGTAGTAAGGTTTAAAACACTGATAGCTCAAAAGCCCGAGGTTGAACCTTATTTTTACCTGGCCGAAAGCTATAAGCAGCTGGGCCAAAAGCAACAAGCAATTGATGCTTATCAAAAATGTAAAGAACTAATGCCCGACCCGACTTTTGGGAAGCGCATTGATGATTTTATAAAAGAATTAAAAAATTAA
- a CDS encoding Rne/Rng family ribonuclease, with protein sequence MIKELIIDSTPNGATIALLQDKQLVELHKEHISNNYTVGDLYLGRIKKIMPGLNAAFVDVGYEKDAFLHYLDLGPQVQSLLKLTKQVKSGGYQSKLLDNFKMDADINKSGKISEVLTKGQLIPVQIAKEPISTKGPRLSSDISIAGRYVVLVPFSEAISISKKIKSNTERNRLRKIIESIKPKHFGVIIRTVSEGKGVEEMQKDLLDLVSKWETFITRLPATDPGKKVLGEIDRTSTLLRDLLNPDFQHIYVNETSIYEEIKSYVHDISPEMENIVRLHKHKDPIFEHYGIEKQIKGAFGKTVNLAGGAYLVIEHTEALHVIDVNSGNRTANKENQEENAFQVNKEAAKEIARQLRLRDMGGIVVIDFIDMHKPNNRKDLFDYLKSEMSHDRAKHTILPPSKFGLVQITRQRVRPEMNIVTSEVCPTCNGTGTIRPTILLLDDIENNFNYILVEQNEKSITLCVHPYIEAYIKKGLVTRQMKWYFKYNQWIKVKSNPAYQITEFHFFNAKEEEIKL encoded by the coding sequence TTGATAAAAGAATTAATTATCGATTCGACCCCCAACGGGGCTACTATTGCCTTATTACAGGATAAACAACTTGTAGAACTACACAAAGAGCATATCAGCAATAATTATACTGTTGGTGACCTTTACCTTGGCCGTATCAAAAAGATTATGCCAGGGTTAAATGCCGCTTTTGTTGATGTAGGATACGAGAAGGACGCCTTTTTGCATTATCTTGACCTTGGGCCACAGGTACAAAGCTTGCTTAAATTAACCAAACAGGTTAAAAGCGGCGGGTACCAGTCTAAGCTATTGGATAATTTTAAAATGGATGCCGACATTAATAAATCGGGTAAGATATCCGAGGTATTAACTAAAGGCCAGTTAATTCCTGTACAAATAGCTAAAGAGCCTATCTCTACCAAGGGGCCGCGATTAAGTTCGGACATATCTATAGCCGGCCGCTATGTGGTGCTGGTGCCTTTTTCTGAAGCGATATCTATATCGAAAAAGATAAAAAGCAATACCGAACGTAACCGTCTGCGCAAGATCATAGAAAGCATTAAGCCAAAGCATTTTGGTGTTATCATCCGTACGGTATCTGAAGGTAAGGGTGTTGAAGAAATGCAGAAGGATTTGCTTGACCTGGTATCTAAGTGGGAAACGTTTATTACCCGCTTACCCGCTACCGATCCCGGCAAAAAAGTATTGGGCGAAATTGACCGCACCAGTACCCTGCTGCGCGATCTGTTAAACCCCGATTTTCAGCATATTTACGTAAATGAGACCTCTATTTACGAAGAGATCAAATCGTACGTGCATGATATATCGCCCGAGATGGAGAACATTGTACGCCTACATAAGCACAAGGACCCCATTTTTGAGCATTACGGTATTGAAAAGCAGATAAAAGGTGCGTTTGGTAAAACGGTGAACCTGGCCGGTGGTGCTTATTTGGTGATTGAACACACGGAAGCCCTGCACGTTATTGACGTAAACAGCGGTAACCGCACAGCTAACAAAGAGAACCAGGAAGAAAATGCTTTCCAGGTAAATAAAGAGGCTGCGAAGGAAATTGCCCGCCAGTTGCGTTTGCGTGATATGGGCGGCATTGTGGTGATCGACTTTATTGATATGCATAAGCCGAATAACCGTAAGGACCTGTTCGACTATCTGAAGTCGGAGATGTCGCACGATCGCGCTAAGCATACAATTTTGCCGCCAAGCAAATTTGGCCTGGTGCAAATTACCCGCCAGCGTGTACGCCCTGAAATGAATATTGTAACCAGCGAGGTTTGCCCTACCTGTAATGGTACCGGCACCATCCGCCCTACCATATTGTTGCTGGACGATATTGAGAATAATTTTAACTATATACTGGTTGAACAGAATGAAAAAAGTATTACACTTTGCGTTCATCCGTATATTGAAGCTTACATTAAAAAGGGCCTGGTAACACGCCAGATGAAATGGTACTTTAAATACAACCAGTGGATAAAAGTTAAATCGAACCCGGCCTATCAGATTACCGAGTTCCATTTCTTTAACGCAAAAGAGGAAGAGATTAAGTTATAG
- a CDS encoding uracil-DNA glycosylase family protein, protein MTFADRVINFNNNLHFDNKLPDGIAIMNPFVHESVREIASQFYKKYYDDNNQRHLVIGINPGRFGGGLTGIPFTDPKRLKSECHIAYNGPETHEPSSVFIYEMIKAYGGPERFYSKFYFNSAFPLGFVKMDNKGKEVNYNYYDSPQLIAAVRDDIINNIKAQIALGVATDICFCFGTGQNQKFLNKLNEQFQFFGEIIALEHPRFIMQYKSKSKQEYIDKYLHAFAAV, encoded by the coding sequence ATGACGTTTGCCGATAGAGTGATCAACTTCAATAATAACCTGCACTTTGATAATAAACTGCCGGATGGGATTGCTATTATGAATCCGTTTGTTCACGAATCGGTTAGGGAAATAGCCAGCCAGTTTTATAAAAAATATTACGATGATAATAATCAGCGCCATTTGGTTATCGGCATAAATCCCGGCAGGTTTGGCGGCGGCTTAACCGGTATCCCGTTTACCGACCCGAAACGCTTGAAAAGTGAATGCCATATTGCTTATAACGGGCCGGAAACGCACGAGCCGTCGTCGGTATTCATTTATGAAATGATAAAGGCTTACGGCGGCCCTGAGCGGTTTTACAGCAAGTTTTATTTCAACTCGGCATTTCCGCTGGGTTTTGTGAAGATGGATAACAAAGGGAAAGAGGTTAACTATAATTATTACGATAGCCCGCAATTAATTGCCGCAGTAAGGGACGACATTATAAATAATATTAAAGCGCAAATTGCCTTAGGCGTAGCTACGGATATCTGTTTTTGTTTTGGTACCGGGCAAAACCAAAAGTTTTTAAACAAGCTGAATGAACAGTTCCAGTTTTTTGGCGAGATCATAGCGCTGGAGCATCCGCGCTTTATAATGCAGTATAAAAGCAAAAGTAAACAGGAGTATATTGATAAATACCTGCATGCTTTTGCGGCTGTGTGA
- the mfd gene encoding transcription-repair coupling factor translates to MNVRDILEQYKADERVKQLATALNASKNPRVQLRGLVGSSDATVAVALYFLQHKPMVFVLPDREEAGFFQADLESLTGKEVLLFPSSYRKPFEFTQPDSSNVLARAEVLNELTHTTDFGQLIVTYPEALAEKVIDRASLEKNTLEIAVNSKLSIDFINEFLVEYDFDRVDFVYEPGQFSVRGGIVDIFSFSHDLPYRVEFFGDLIESIRTFEIESQLSVEQVKSITIVPNVQSKFLTEHNISLLEFIDPATSIWIKDVQFTFDIIKDGFKKATNLWKALSADEKQQNPDWIDPKFNFTDDKLIADQLHDFAITEFGKQFFYTANQTVSFDIRPQPSFNKDFTLLIHNFKNNEAEGITNFILTDSARQVERLYAILDDLDKSVKFTPLSISIREGFVDREQKIACYTDHQIFDRYYKYKLKKGYQRSQAITLKELRDLKPGDYVTHIDHGIGKYAGLEKVEVSGKMQEMIRLVYADNDLLYVNINSLNRISKYSGKEGTVPKMNKLGTDTWERLKKTTKKKVKDIARDLIKLYAVRKAQSGNAFSPDSYLQTELEASFIYEDTPDQEKATADFKKDMESPHPMDRLICGDVGFGKTEVAIRAAFKAVADSKQVAVLVPTTILAAQHHKTFTDRLKGFPANIDYVNRFKTSKQIKETLEKLKEGKVDIIIGTHRLVSKDVRFKDLGLMIIDEEQKFGVSTKEKLKQMRANVDTLTLTATPIPRTLHFSLMGARDLSIISTPPPNRQPVVTELHVFNDKLIKEAIEYELDRQGQVFFIHNRVADLPQLGGMIHKLVPKARIGIAHGQLEGDALEDVMLKFVNHEYDILVATTIIEAGLDIPNANTIIINYAHMFGLSDLHQMRGRVGRSNKKAFCYLLSPPLSTLTSEARKRLSAIEEFSDLGSGFNVAMRDLDIRGSGNLLGAEQSGFIAEIGFEMYHKILDEAIQELKDDEFKGVFPDDKPRPYVTFTQIDTDLEILIPDEYVTNIGERYNLYTELSKLENEAELRAFEQQLVDRFGPIPPQVNDLLNTMRLQWLGKIIGFEKISLKKNVLRGYFIANQQSPYFETNAFQNVLTFLQYNHRRANLKEIKNSLRLSIENVPGINEAVSLLEEVAGTVDIQ, encoded by the coding sequence TTGAATGTCCGTGATATTTTAGAGCAGTATAAGGCTGACGAACGGGTGAAGCAATTGGCTACAGCGCTAAATGCTTCAAAAAACCCAAGGGTACAGCTGCGTGGTTTGGTTGGATCGAGTGATGCGACCGTGGCGGTAGCTTTGTATTTTTTGCAGCACAAGCCCATGGTGTTTGTACTGCCCGACCGCGAGGAAGCCGGCTTTTTCCAGGCCGACCTGGAAAGCCTGACCGGCAAAGAAGTGCTGCTTTTCCCTTCATCATACCGTAAACCATTTGAATTTACCCAGCCCGATAGCAGCAACGTTTTAGCCCGTGCCGAAGTGCTGAATGAGCTTACACACACCACCGATTTCGGCCAGCTGATAGTTACTTACCCCGAGGCACTAGCCGAAAAGGTGATCGACCGGGCATCACTGGAAAAGAATACGCTGGAAATTGCCGTTAACAGCAAACTCAGTATCGATTTTATTAACGAGTTCCTGGTTGAATATGATTTCGACCGGGTTGATTTTGTGTACGAACCAGGCCAGTTTTCGGTACGCGGCGGTATTGTAGATATTTTCTCCTTTTCGCACGACCTGCCTTACCGGGTAGAATTCTTTGGCGATCTGATAGAATCCATCCGTACTTTCGAGATTGAAAGCCAGCTATCTGTTGAACAGGTAAAAAGCATTACCATTGTACCCAACGTACAATCCAAATTCCTGACGGAGCATAATATTTCCCTGCTGGAATTTATCGACCCCGCGACCAGCATCTGGATAAAAGATGTGCAGTTCACCTTTGATATTATTAAAGATGGGTTTAAAAAAGCGACCAATTTATGGAAAGCGCTATCTGCAGATGAAAAACAGCAGAACCCGGATTGGATCGACCCCAAGTTTAACTTTACCGATGACAAGCTGATTGCCGATCAACTGCACGATTTTGCTATTACCGAATTTGGTAAGCAATTTTTTTATACCGCTAATCAAACCGTTAGTTTCGACATCCGTCCGCAGCCGTCTTTTAATAAAGATTTTACACTGCTGATCCATAATTTTAAGAATAACGAAGCCGAGGGCATCACTAATTTTATTCTTACCGATTCAGCACGCCAGGTAGAGCGGCTTTACGCGATATTGGATGACCTGGATAAATCGGTAAAGTTTACCCCGCTTAGTATTTCCATCCGCGAAGGCTTTGTTGACCGCGAGCAGAAAATAGCCTGCTACACCGACCACCAGATATTTGACCGTTATTATAAGTACAAGTTGAAGAAAGGGTATCAGCGTTCGCAAGCCATTACCTTAAAAGAACTGCGCGACCTGAAGCCTGGCGATTATGTGACGCACATTGACCATGGTATTGGCAAATACGCCGGCCTGGAAAAGGTTGAGGTAAGCGGCAAAATGCAGGAGATGATCCGTTTGGTTTATGCCGATAACGACTTGCTGTATGTGAACATCAATTCGTTGAACCGTATTTCCAAGTATAGTGGCAAAGAGGGCACAGTGCCTAAAATGAACAAACTGGGTACCGATACCTGGGAAAGGCTGAAGAAAACCACAAAAAAAAAAGTTAAAGACATTGCCCGCGACCTGATCAAGCTTTATGCTGTGCGTAAGGCCCAAAGCGGTAATGCTTTCTCGCCCGATAGTTACCTGCAAACCGAACTGGAAGCATCGTTTATTTACGAAGATACCCCCGACCAGGAAAAGGCTACAGCCGATTTCAAGAAAGATATGGAATCGCCGCACCCTATGGACAGGCTAATATGCGGCGACGTAGGTTTCGGTAAAACCGAAGTAGCCATCCGCGCGGCATTTAAAGCAGTTGCCGATAGCAAACAGGTAGCCGTATTGGTGCCTACTACCATTTTGGCAGCCCAACACCACAAGACCTTTACTGACAGGCTAAAAGGCTTTCCGGCTAATATTGATTATGTAAACCGGTTTAAAACCAGCAAGCAGATAAAAGAAACGCTTGAAAAGTTGAAGGAGGGAAAGGTTGATATCATCATTGGCACACATCGTTTGGTGAGCAAGGATGTGAGGTTTAAGGACCTGGGCCTGATGATCATCGACGAGGAGCAAAAATTTGGGGTGTCTACCAAAGAGAAGCTAAAACAAATGCGTGCTAATGTGGATACGCTGACGCTGACGGCTACGCCAATCCCGCGTACACTGCACTTCTCGTTAATGGGTGCACGCGATCTTTCTATCATATCAACTCCGCCACCAAATCGCCAGCCGGTAGTTACCGAGTTGCATGTATTTAATGATAAACTGATAAAAGAAGCCATTGAATACGAGCTTGACCGCCAGGGACAGGTGTTTTTTATTCACAACCGCGTGGCCGATCTGCCGCAACTGGGCGGGATGATCCATAAACTGGTACCTAAGGCACGTATTGGTATCGCCCATGGGCAACTGGAGGGTGACGCGCTGGAAGATGTAATGCTGAAGTTTGTGAACCATGAATATGATATACTGGTGGCGACTACCATTATTGAAGCCGGCCTGGATATCCCTAACGCCAATACCATTATTATCAATTACGCCCATATGTTTGGCTTGAGCGACCTGCACCAGATGCGCGGTCGTGTGGGGCGAAGCAATAAAAAGGCTTTTTGTTATTTGTTAAGTCCACCGTTATCAACCTTGACGTCAGAAGCCCGCAAACGATTGAGCGCCATTGAGGAATTTAGCGATTTGGGCAGCGGCTTTAACGTAGCCATGCGCGATTTGGATATCCGTGGCAGCGGTAACTTGCTGGGAGCAGAACAAAGCGGGTTTATTGCCGAGATCGGTTTTGAAATGTACCATAAGATACTGGATGAAGCCATACAGGAACTGAAAGACGATGAGTTTAAAGGCGTATTCCCGGATGATAAACCTCGACCATATGTAACCTTTACGCAGATAGATACCGACCTGGAGATTCTTATCCCTGATGAGTATGTAACCAATATAGGCGAACGTTATAACCTGTACACCGAATTATCCAAACTTGAAAACGAAGCCGAGTTGCGGGCTTTCGAACAGCAATTAGTAGATCGATTTGGCCCGATCCCACCCCAGGTAAACGATTTGCTGAACACCATGCGCCTGCAATGGCTGGGCAAAATAATTGGCTTCGAGAAGATCTCGCTGAAAAAGAATGTGCTGCGCGGCTATTTTATAGCCAATCAGCAATCGCCGTACTTTGAGACGAACGCCTTCCAAAATGTGCTTACATTTTTGCAATATAATCACCGTCGCGCAAACCTGAAAGAGATCAAAAACAGCCTGCGGTTAAGTATCGAAAATGTGCCTGGTATTAATGAAGCCGTTTCTTTATTAGAAGAAGTAGCGGGAACTGTCGATATACAATAA
- a CDS encoding DUF4199 domain-containing protein: MKNAFITGLVIGILSGLWLFTMHWMGYNTTGAHQIAPYEYLSVLIPFVGLFFGVRAYRENEMSGVISFLEALVQCFKTLIVGGVIAVFIAILYLNYVSGGVNFTDFSGRMFGALLVGILEALAVSLILMNRHKTL; encoded by the coding sequence ATGAAAAATGCATTTATTACCGGCCTTGTAATAGGCATACTTAGCGGTTTATGGCTATTCACCATGCACTGGATGGGCTACAATACCACCGGCGCGCATCAAATAGCCCCATACGAATACTTATCGGTACTGATCCCCTTTGTTGGTTTATTTTTTGGGGTGCGCGCTTACCGCGAAAATGAAATGAGCGGCGTAATTAGTTTCCTGGAGGCTTTGGTACAATGCTTTAAAACATTGATAGTTGGCGGTGTTATTGCCGTGTTTATAGCTATTTTATATCTCAATTATGTATCTGGCGGCGTAAACTTTACCGATTTTTCGGGCCGCATGTTTGGCGCGTTGCTGGTAGGTATTTTAGAAGCGCTTGCGGTTTCGTTAATATTGATGAATAGGCATAAGACACTTTAA